The sequence GGAAGCACATCCATCCAGATAACCATCCGTACTGATCATAGTTAACCAGCCATCTCTTTCATACACGTCAAACTGATAGCTGCCGGCACTAACGATTGATCCGTGTGGGCTTACGATCAAGCCTGCACCAATCTGGTCTTTCCGGGCTGTAAATTCTTTCTGCCAGATGATTTCTCCGCTTGTCGTTAATTTCATGAGAAGCATATTTTCATAAGGACTTCCCAGACTATCATGTCGGTTTATGCTTCCAAGGGTATAAATATTATTGGGGGATGACATATCTATATCAGATATCCATTTCAGAATGTAAGGTTGTGGGTATGTGTATTGCCATAATGCATTACCAGATTCATTCATATATAGAAGGCAAAAATCATTATATACCAATGATCGAGCACCTTTTTTCTGCCATATAAGATCACCATTTGCATCTAATCTTATGAATCCTCCTTTAATGTCTCCACCTAACAAATACCCTCCATCCGGGTGGTTTTCCATAAAGTTCATGCCATTAACCGCTATTAAAAAGTCACCGGAAATCGTTTCCAGAACAGCGGCTGCATTTTCATAATCTATCATTTCCCCCATCCGTTTTTGCCAGAGAAGTGTTCCCATTGAGTCAAATTTTCCCACCCAGATATCAGGATCATAAGGGTGAGGGATTCCCGGTATCGTCCGACCACAGGCAATGAAACAACTGTCAGAGGTGACTTGTACATCATTTATCCTTCCGGAATACTCTTCGTCTACCCTCTTCTGCCAGATGATTTCCCTGTTGTGATCCAGACGGGCAATCCACCGTTTTGCGCCGGAGGATCCAGCAGTTATATAACCCTTGTCCCATGTCTCTTGTGCAGCGTATATACACCCTGGTTCACTATCCGGTTTGTAAGCCTCCTGCCATAAGATATCTCCGTTTGTTGAAAGTCCTGCCAGATAAGCCATCAGGCCGGTCTTACCCCATACTAAAATTTCTCCGGTGGAGAGTGTGTCAAGCCCATAAAAATATGTATTGCTTTCCTCAATACCTGTACCGTAAGTATAAGAACCGTTATGGAGTTCACCTCCCGTTCCCCGGAGCGAAACGCTGAATACAGGCTGATCCGGGTCGTTGGAAGAGATCTCAAGCACAGCAGATTTCGGGCCCACCGACTGGGGTTGGAAGGTAAGATCAATAGTACATGAACCTTCAGGTGATATCACGCCACATTTATTAGAACAGTGAAACAATGAGACGTTGGGTCCGGAAATGTTGACGGATGAAATGTTCAACTGGCGTTCTCCGGTATTTTGTAGCAGTAGCTGTTCAGTAGCCAGGTTACCGACAGGCACTGATCCGAAGTCCAACACTTCTGTTTGAATTTCCAGCCGGGCTGAAGGGGTTCGGGCCAGTATGGAAACACTCACTTCAGGATTGTAGGGATCGTTGGAATAAATAAGAAGCTCCGCTGTATGCATCCCGGGTTCCGAAGGCTCGAAAACCACCTTCATCTTACAGCTGGTATTCTGTGCAATGGTGACGCATGATGACCTGTAAGAAAATGCGTCGGATTGGTCATTGGTAATTCGAACTGAGTCAATAACAAGCTCGGCATCACCATTATTTTCTATGATCAGATCTAATGAATCAATCTCGCCTACTTCAAGAGATTCAAATTCGAGATTATCAGGATCTGTAGCAATAACAGGATATGGAGTCCGACCGTTGATTGTTGCAGTGATCAAAGGTGTATCCGGGTCATCAGATTCAATGATCAGGGTAGTTTGCTTTTCTCCAATAATTTCCGGGGCAAAGGTGACCCGTACCTTACAGGAATCACCCGGGGCTATAGTGCTACAGGAATGATCAATTGAAAATTCGGCCGAATCTCCTCCGGCAAAATAGACCTCCTGGATATGCAGGTCCAGCACCCCGTAATTTTTAATATAAACCGAATCTATGGCGACTTCGCCGGTGTCAATGGTACCAAAAGACAGGTGTTCCGGTGACAGGGTTATATGTGGTGCCGGCACTTCCACGTGGTTGGTGACATACCAGATATTTTCCGGATTTTGCTGGTAACAGATATGGGCAAACCCTTCGGCATCAATGACGATATCAACCGATCCTTCGGTACTCTCACAGGTATCCAAAATTTCATAAGACCATGATCCGGTGGCATTCATTGCGTAGCGGAGTTCTTCCGATTTCAGGTGATAATAAGTCATGTGGCTGTTCCCGTTTGAGTCAACAGCAATGGCATGGCCCCCGCTATACCAGTCTCCGTCATCAACATGCTCAGAAATCCAACCGGCACCTGCTTTTGTTGCATACCGATGATTTTCCAAGGACTCCCCATCATCCGATCCCACGTAGCTGATATGGGGGATGCCTTCGGAATCGACCGCAATATCGATCACCATGCGTTCCATCTGTCCACCGCTCCAGTTGTCCTGAATGGAGATCACATCAGTCCAGTTCCCATCAGGGGCGTTGGTCTGATAGGCCGGACCCTGCGGTAAACCCCAATTGTAAAAGGCAAAATGTGCATAGCCGTCATCATCAGCCGCCACGGAAGTGGAGTTATAGGCATAATCTTCATACAGGTCAGAGATCACCCTCTCCTGCCATTGCCCCGATCGGTTTGTATAATAGAAGAGCGGCCCATTTGAAGCTATGCCGAAAGACTTAATATATCCCATATGCAGATATCCCTCCCCATCCACATCGAGGGAAAAGGCAGTAATCCCCAGGTCATTTGAAGTAACGGTTTCAGGTATTGACCAGCCGGTACCTCCATTGGACATATATTTC is a genomic window of Bacteroidales bacterium containing:
- a CDS encoding choice-of-anchor D domain-containing protein, with translation MKKKRLPSVLFICLLLLGINIPTHLFGQWEKELVGFGAGGSIASDTTGNIHLCCLTEPYEGDLVYAFRQEDEWIKDTLVRSGIVSQCEAVVDKDNILHVAYVEANWNTDEFTLKYMSNGGTGWSIPETVTSNDLGITAFSLDVDGEGYLHMGYIKSFGIASNGPLFYYTNRSGQWQERVISDLYEDYAYNSTSVAADDDGYAHFAFYNWGLPQGPAYQTNAPDGNWTDVISIQDNWSGGQMERMVIDIAVDSEGIPHISYVGSDDGESLENHRYATKAGAGWISEHVDDGDWYSGGHAIAVDSNGNSHMTYYHLKSEELRYAMNATGSWSYEILDTCESTEGSVDIVIDAEGFAHICYQQNPENIWYVTNHVEVPAPHITLSPEHLSFGTIDTGEVAIDSVYIKNYGVLDLHIQEVYFAGGDSAEFSIDHSCSTIAPGDSCKVRVTFAPEIIGEKQTTLIIESDDPDTPLITATINGRTPYPVIATDPDNLEFESLEVGEIDSLDLIIENNGDAELVIDSVRITNDQSDAFSYRSSCVTIAQNTSCKMKVVFEPSEPGMHTAELLIYSNDPYNPEVSVSILARTPSARLEIQTEVLDFGSVPVGNLATEQLLLQNTGERQLNISSVNISGPNVSLFHCSNKCGVISPEGSCTIDLTFQPQSVGPKSAVLEISSNDPDQPVFSVSLRGTGGELHNGSYTYGTGIEESNTYFYGLDTLSTGEILVWGKTGLMAYLAGLSTNGDILWQEAYKPDSEPGCIYAAQETWDKGYITAGSSGAKRWIARLDHNREIIWQKRVDEEYSGRINDVQVTSDSCFIACGRTIPGIPHPYDPDIWVGKFDSMGTLLWQKRMGEMIDYENAAAVLETISGDFLIAVNGMNFMENHPDGGYLLGGDIKGGFIRLDANGDLIWQKKGARSLVYNDFCLLYMNESGNALWQYTYPQPYILKWISDIDMSSPNNIYTLGSINRHDSLGSPYENMLLMKLTTSGEIIWQKEFTARKDQIGAGLIVSPHGSIVSAGSYQFDVYERDGWLTMISTDGYLDGCASGNLINSNAIRESTSQTFENSSLPVNTPPDNFIDGSMVQSEIELVKETTCTGIPTDMDYDGVDDAEESGVDGQDGEYDGNKDGLPDAQQGYVASLHTYDGTEYVTIETSAGIQLEDVSAEDNPSPDDQPEDFEFPIGFFDFTLTGTDTAGSASVTLHIPDGMAPETYYKYAPTQDNPDPHWYEFLYDGETGADIKQDRIILHFVDGARGDEDLAQNGIIKDIGGPAMQKEVIGIIQPDSLSVSKSITNYPNPFSVSTRIGFDLPEAVHVKIEIYNLLGHKIRTLINKRMAPGYHELEFRSESLPAGVYFFRIEAGAYKDTQKMILIR